From Candidatus Cloacimonadota bacterium, the proteins below share one genomic window:
- the rpmI gene encoding 50S ribosomal protein L35 — protein MPKIKTSSSAAKRFKVTGTGKIKRHHAKSAHIKTKKSPKLKRNLRDSAIVRKCDEKRIHRMLAN, from the coding sequence ATGCCAAAGATCAAGACAAGCAGTTCCGCAGCCAAGAGGTTCAAGGTTACCGGAACCGGCAAGATCAAGCGCCATCACGCAAAAAGCGCTCACATCAAAACCAAAAAATCACCCAAGCTGAAACGCAATCTGCGTGACAGCGCCATTGTTCGCAAATGCGATGAAAAGCGCATCCATCGCATGCTGGCAAACTAA
- a CDS encoding translation initiation factor IF-3: protein MPKERINEQISAPKVRVIGPDGKQIGIMPTRDAIRKAEDMNLDLVEISPNTEPPVCRILDFGKYYFEKEKKAREARKRQHEIEIKEIKFGPNTEEHDYNFKKNNAIRFLKQRNKVKFTVRFRGRQMAHKELGYDVLERLKNDLGHIADVDAPPVAERNLLFIIMTPKKDIDHILEKAAAESAAAPETEADPVK from the coding sequence GTGCCGAAGGAAAGGATCAACGAACAGATCAGCGCTCCAAAGGTACGGGTGATCGGCCCTGACGGTAAACAAATAGGCATCATGCCCACGCGTGACGCCATCCGCAAAGCAGAAGACATGAATCTGGACCTGGTGGAAATCTCACCCAACACCGAGCCCCCGGTCTGCCGCATTCTTGACTTCGGCAAATACTATTTCGAAAAGGAAAAGAAAGCCAGGGAAGCCCGCAAGAGACAGCACGAGATCGAGATCAAGGAGATCAAGTTCGGTCCGAACACGGAAGAACATGACTATAATTTCAAGAAGAACAACGCGATCAGATTTCTGAAGCAGCGCAACAAGGTTAAGTTCACGGTCCGCTTCCGAGGCCGGCAAATGGCTCATAAAGAGCTCGGCTACGACGTTCTGGAAAGGCTGAAAAACGATCTGGGCCACATTGCCGACGTTGACGCGCCACCAGTAGCTGAACGCAATCTACTTTTCATCATTATGACCCCCAAAAAAGACATCGACCACATCCTCGAAAAAGCCGCCGCGGAATCTGCCGCTGCGCCTGAAACAGAGGCCGACCCTGTAAAATAA
- the pheS gene encoding phenylalanine--tRNA ligase subunit alpha produces MQDQLREVAEQARADIAACETANDILNAKARYLGKKSLINSLYGKLKDLPDAEKPAFGQSINKLRGSIEDLLAAREQELKNRLQEAQDSAKTLDLSLPGIIRPRGSLHPLTIVRRRIEDVFIGLGFEIAEGPDIDDEWHNFDALNTPPDHPSRNLADTFYLDNGFLLRTQTSTVQVRTMEKYPPPIYIISPGRCYRNDKPDPSHSPVFSQVEALVVDKGISMADLKDTLQNFARIMFGEDVRSRIRPHFFPFTEPSAEMDISCVACRGQGCRVCKNSGWLELGGAGMVDPAVFKYVGIDPEIYSGYALGVGVERIAMLTYNIPDMRILFENDVRMLRQFSGEVL; encoded by the coding sequence TTGCAAGACCAACTGAGGGAAGTGGCGGAACAGGCCAGAGCGGATATTGCCGCCTGCGAAACCGCCAATGACATCCTGAATGCCAAAGCCAGGTATCTTGGCAAAAAAAGCTTGATAAACAGCCTCTACGGAAAGCTGAAAGACCTTCCTGACGCCGAGAAACCGGCTTTCGGGCAGAGCATCAACAAGCTCCGCGGCAGCATAGAAGACCTACTGGCTGCGCGTGAACAGGAGCTGAAAAACCGTCTCCAGGAAGCCCAGGACAGCGCCAAGACGCTGGACCTGAGCCTGCCGGGCATCATCCGTCCGCGTGGGTCGCTGCATCCGCTAACGATCGTCCGCCGCAGAATCGAAGATGTCTTCATCGGCCTAGGTTTCGAGATCGCCGAAGGGCCGGACATAGATGACGAATGGCACAACTTCGACGCCCTGAACACCCCGCCTGACCATCCTTCCCGCAACCTGGCAGACACCTTTTACCTGGACAACGGCTTCCTGTTGCGCACCCAGACTTCAACTGTGCAGGTGCGCACTATGGAAAAATACCCGCCGCCCATCTATATCATCTCGCCCGGAAGATGCTACCGCAACGATAAACCGGATCCCTCCCACTCCCCCGTTTTTTCCCAAGTGGAAGCACTGGTGGTGGATAAGGGTATCTCGATGGCCGATTTGAAAGACACGCTGCAAAACTTCGCCCGGATCATGTTTGGAGAAGACGTCCGTTCGCGCATCCGACCACACTTTTTCCCCTTCACGGAGCCAAGCGCGGAAATGGACATTAGCTGTGTCGCCTGTCGAGGCCAGGGTTGCCGTGTGTGCAAAAACTCCGGTTGGCTGGAACTGGGCGGAGCCGGGATGGTTGATCCCGCCGTATTCAAATATGTGGGCATCGATCCCGAGATTTACTCCGGCTACGCCCTTGGGGTGGGAGTGGAGCGCATTGCCATGCTTACCTACAACATTCCGGACATGCGCATCCTCTTTGAGAACGACGTTCGCATGCTGCGCCAGTTCAGCGGGGAGGTATTGTGA
- the rplT gene encoding 50S ribosomal protein L20 — MPRSTNNVSAHRRRKKYMLAARGYFGRRSKTYRVARQTVERGMAFAFAHRKQKKRQFRSLWITRINAACRNNDMSYSRFINGLHKANIEINRKSLAHLAWHDSDAFAKLVEIAKG; from the coding sequence ATGCCAAGATCAACAAACAACGTATCCGCCCACCGCAGAAGAAAAAAATACATGCTGGCCGCGCGCGGCTATTTCGGCCGCCGCAGCAAAACTTACCGGGTTGCCAGGCAAACCGTGGAACGCGGAATGGCTTTTGCCTTTGCCCACCGGAAGCAGAAAAAACGCCAGTTCCGCAGCCTCTGGATCACCCGCATCAACGCTGCCTGCCGCAATAACGACATGAGCTACAGCCGCTTCATCAACGGCCTGCATAAAGCCAATATCGAAATCAACCGCAAATCCCTTGCCCACTTGGCCTGGCACGACAGCGATGCCTTTGCCAAACTGGTCGAGATCGCCAAAGGCTGA